Proteins from one Mycobacterium sp. SMC-2 genomic window:
- a CDS encoding SDR family NAD(P)-dependent oxidoreductase: MIDLGLSGKRAVVSGAGYIPERAGHGWFTSLALAEAGASVACIDIDEERAERIAGEIVGRGGHAIPIIADMTDSEQVGRAIDDVEAALGGIDVCVDIIGGATWSKVEDFTTELWDAAIHYNLTQVFYLFQAASRYMIAQGSGGSLVAIASVDGIASATYHAAYGAAKAGVIALVKTFADELGRYGIRANAVAPGNVGSGNEDQPPGEYAVNGINPLAAPRAHDVANAALFLSSELAARITGQTLVVDGGATIRQLWNLPESMIPADPEAALPDFMKPGPSTG; encoded by the coding sequence GTGATCGATTTGGGACTATCCGGCAAGCGTGCGGTGGTGTCGGGTGCCGGCTACATCCCCGAGCGCGCGGGCCACGGCTGGTTCACGTCGTTGGCCCTGGCCGAAGCCGGCGCCTCGGTGGCCTGCATCGATATCGACGAGGAGCGCGCGGAGCGCATCGCCGGCGAGATCGTCGGCAGGGGCGGTCATGCCATCCCGATCATCGCCGACATGACCGACTCCGAGCAGGTCGGTCGGGCGATCGACGACGTCGAGGCAGCGCTCGGCGGTATCGACGTGTGCGTGGACATCATCGGTGGTGCGACCTGGTCGAAGGTCGAGGACTTCACCACCGAGCTGTGGGACGCGGCGATCCACTACAACCTGACCCAGGTCTTCTACCTCTTTCAGGCCGCGTCGCGGTACATGATCGCCCAGGGCAGCGGCGGATCGTTGGTCGCGATCGCGTCGGTCGACGGCATCGCCTCGGCGACCTACCACGCCGCCTACGGCGCCGCCAAGGCCGGCGTCATCGCGCTGGTCAAGACCTTCGCCGACGAACTGGGCCGGTACGGCATTCGCGCCAACGCGGTCGCCCCGGGCAATGTGGGCTCCGGCAACGAGGATCAGCCGCCTGGTGAGTATGCCGTCAACGGGATCAACCCGCTGGCCGCGCCGCGGGCGCACGACGTCGCCAACGCCGCGTTGTTCCTCTCCTCCGAGCTGGCCGCGCGCATCACCGGTCAGACCCTCGTCGTCGACGGCGGTGCCACCATTCGCCAGCTGTGGAACCTGCCCGAATCGATGATCCCGGCGGACCCGGAGGCGGCGCTGCCGGACTTCATGAAACCCGGGCCGTCGACTGGCTAG
- a CDS encoding SMP-30/gluconolactonase/LRE family protein: MSGSGKTTIGVTGLHAVGCGVDRPEHVVVAGDGRVFASDKASAVAELVDENTVRRIGQAGGEPNGIALDRDGHFLIANWGLGVLQDLDPQTGAITVVLSGQLDGHPLRWLNFVLVDSIGALWCSVSTTADDLLDTIARGTADGFICRVTPDRQSAQVVADAVSFPNCMALDRNEDFLYVVRTVAADVVRFPIHGETLGPPERFGPPLGDRRPGEFGPDAGRFLADPQVGRRWGMADGCAFDGEGNLWVTLVLANKIVAISTDGQAQTVLEDPDGALLKGPTSIAWGGHDMRDIYIGSITAPYVLKGRSSVPGLPLVHRR, from the coding sequence ATGAGCGGAAGCGGCAAGACCACAATCGGGGTGACCGGTTTGCACGCCGTCGGGTGCGGCGTGGATCGTCCGGAACACGTTGTGGTGGCTGGTGATGGTCGGGTGTTCGCGTCAGACAAGGCCTCAGCCGTCGCAGAACTCGTTGATGAGAACACTGTTCGACGCATAGGCCAGGCCGGCGGCGAGCCGAACGGTATTGCTCTCGACCGCGACGGCCACTTTCTGATCGCCAATTGGGGCTTGGGTGTGTTGCAGGATCTCGACCCGCAGACCGGCGCGATCACGGTGGTATTAAGCGGCCAACTTGACGGACACCCGCTGCGATGGCTGAACTTCGTTCTGGTGGATTCCATTGGGGCGTTGTGGTGTTCGGTGAGCACGACGGCAGACGATCTGCTGGACACCATTGCGCGCGGCACCGCCGACGGGTTCATTTGTCGGGTCACACCAGATCGCCAATCCGCGCAAGTGGTCGCCGACGCGGTGAGCTTCCCGAACTGCATGGCGCTGGATCGTAACGAGGACTTTCTGTATGTGGTCCGGACGGTGGCCGCCGACGTGGTGCGGTTTCCGATCCACGGCGAAACACTCGGGCCGCCAGAGCGATTCGGCCCGCCGCTGGGGGACCGGCGCCCCGGCGAGTTCGGCCCCGACGCCGGCCGGTTCCTGGCCGACCCGCAGGTGGGCCGCCGATGGGGGATGGCCGACGGATGCGCGTTCGACGGCGAGGGAAACCTCTGGGTCACACTCGTTTTGGCGAACAAGATCGTGGCAATAAGCACGGACGGCCAGGCGCAAACGGTACTCGAAGACCCCGACGGCGCGCTATTGAAAGGCCCGACCAGCATCGCCTGGGGCGGACACGACATGCGCGACATCTACATCGGCTCGATCACGGCCCCATATGTGCTCAAGGGGAGAAGCTCGGTGCCCGGCCTGCCGCTCGTGCACCGGCGCTAG
- a CDS encoding DoxX family protein produces MTAITTTPDMRTRAQMTTYWIATALLVAELTLGGIWDVLRVPLVRDVVTHVGYPTYFLVLLGTWKLLGAAALVVPRLPLVKEWAYAGIFFVYSGAIVSHLTTGKDVQEVPICSILLVLTVASWALRPASRTLHKREHD; encoded by the coding sequence ATGACTGCGATCACAACAACCCCTGACATGCGCACTCGCGCCCAGATGACCACCTACTGGATTGCCACCGCCCTGCTCGTCGCTGAGTTGACACTGGGAGGCATCTGGGATGTGCTCCGCGTTCCGTTGGTTCGCGACGTCGTGACGCACGTGGGTTATCCGACGTACTTCTTGGTTTTGCTAGGGACATGGAAACTGCTCGGCGCGGCTGCCCTCGTCGTGCCACGGCTTCCGCTGGTCAAGGAGTGGGCCTACGCCGGCATCTTCTTTGTCTATTCGGGGGCCATCGTGTCGCATTTGACCACGGGCAAGGATGTCCAAGAAGTCCCGATCTGCTCCATTCTGCTCGTACTGACGGTCGCGTCATGGGCCCTGCGTCCGGCTTCACGCACGCTCCACAAACGCGAACACGACTAG
- a CDS encoding carboxymuconolactone decarboxylase family protein has translation MTVDLPSSPLGEVDPQFEKLAVEGIAAFTFALPGTSVREKLLQNLTLDVCRSYMGLAFRMHITAALMHGLTYADLLAAIRFIAPYSGYPAAADALARLKEVATEIGLDTSDLGEPPMTGAGGDGLARLDTADEWTTKFLDWQLSRAWSEDRLSMRERAIMALTSDVSQQALDETFHRHVELALDTGLGADGVRDVVRFCAEHGIARVVAALRELDNVLSTAH, from the coding sequence GTGACGGTGGACCTACCGAGCAGTCCGCTCGGGGAAGTAGATCCGCAGTTCGAAAAGCTCGCGGTCGAAGGGATCGCTGCGTTCACGTTCGCACTGCCCGGGACCAGCGTCCGCGAAAAGCTACTGCAGAACCTGACCCTGGATGTGTGCCGTTCATATATGGGGCTGGCCTTCCGGATGCACATCACCGCGGCCCTGATGCACGGTCTTACCTACGCCGACCTGTTGGCCGCGATCCGGTTTATCGCCCCATACTCGGGTTATCCGGCCGCAGCCGACGCCCTCGCCCGGCTCAAGGAGGTCGCGACCGAGATCGGTTTGGACACAAGCGATCTCGGTGAGCCGCCGATGACCGGCGCCGGGGGCGACGGTTTGGCCCGCCTCGACACCGCAGACGAATGGACCACCAAGTTCCTTGATTGGCAGCTATCGCGGGCGTGGTCGGAGGATCGACTGAGCATGCGAGAGCGCGCCATCATGGCGCTCACCTCCGATGTCAGCCAGCAGGCTCTGGACGAGACTTTCCATCGGCACGTCGAACTCGCGCTCGACACCGGTCTCGGCGCGGACGGCGTCCGCGACGTGGTCCGCTTCTGCGCCGAGCACGGCATCGCCCGCGTCGTGGCGGCGCTGAGAGAGCTCGACAACGTGTTGTCGACAGCTCACTGA
- a CDS encoding nitroreductase family deazaflavin-dependent oxidoreductase gives MPTPRWVAKANKIGLNRVTRYIAPWAPGWAVVIHRGRKSGRTFRTPLWAFRRHNGFVIALTYGPGTDWVQNVLAAGGCELQSRRRHYQLGAPTIFRDENATDMPPFIRFMLRRVIKAPEFLKLDVVRELAPAR, from the coding sequence ATGCCGACACCACGATGGGTCGCCAAAGCCAATAAGATCGGCCTCAATCGCGTCACCAGGTACATCGCCCCCTGGGCACCGGGATGGGCGGTCGTCATCCATCGCGGTCGCAAATCGGGCCGCACCTTCCGCACCCCGCTGTGGGCGTTCCGTCGCCACAACGGATTTGTGATTGCGCTGACCTACGGTCCGGGCACCGACTGGGTGCAGAATGTCCTAGCCGCGGGCGGTTGCGAACTGCAGAGTAGGCGGCGACACTACCAACTCGGCGCCCCGACGATCTTCCGCGACGAGAACGCGACCGACATGCCGCCGTTCATCCGGTTCATGCTCCGCAGGGTGATCAAGGCGCCAGAGTTCCTGAAGCTCGACGTGGTGCGCGAACTGGCGCCCGCACGCTGA
- a CDS encoding TetR family transcriptional regulator, whose amino-acid sequence MRPIGRRPGNPDTRNAIVATARRLFADSGYDKTSVRDIAAAAGVDPALIRHYFGSKAELFRSTVGWPFEPAELGTRIISGERGEIGARLTRVFFEAWEHPDSRAPLLAILRGAATHEESTVLVRQFIQGQLYPHLAKPLKGSDAELRIDLAMAQLLGIAYLRHVLQVEPIASTPVDELIARVTPIITNHLKRV is encoded by the coding sequence ATGCGCCCGATTGGACGACGTCCGGGTAACCCCGACACCCGCAACGCGATCGTGGCGACCGCTCGACGGCTGTTCGCCGACTCCGGATACGACAAGACCTCGGTCCGCGACATCGCCGCCGCGGCCGGCGTCGACCCGGCACTGATCCGCCACTATTTCGGCAGCAAGGCTGAGCTATTCCGGTCCACCGTGGGATGGCCGTTCGAGCCAGCCGAGCTTGGGACCCGAATAATCAGCGGTGAGCGCGGCGAAATCGGTGCGCGACTGACGCGGGTGTTCTTCGAAGCGTGGGAGCACCCGGACTCGCGCGCCCCGCTCCTGGCGATCCTGCGCGGCGCGGCGACCCACGAGGAGTCCACCGTACTGGTGCGTCAGTTCATTCAGGGCCAGTTGTACCCGCACTTGGCCAAGCCGCTGAAGGGATCGGATGCCGAACTGCGGATCGATTTGGCGATGGCCCAACTCCTGGGCATCGCCTACCTGCGCCACGTGCTGCAGGTGGAGCCGATCGCGTCCACACCAGTGGACGAACTCATCGCGCGGGTCACGCCGATCATCACCAACCACCTCAAGCGGGTCTAA
- a CDS encoding SMP-30/gluconolactonase/LRE family protein, with translation MADGCAFDAEGNLWVTIVLANRIVAFRHDGTATVVLDDPDGAVLSGPTSIAWGGQEMRDIYIGSILVPYVRKERSSVPGLQMIHQR, from the coding sequence ATGGCCGACGGATGCGCGTTCGACGCCGAGGGAAACCTCTGGGTCACAATCGTTTTAGCGAACAGGATCGTGGCATTCCGCCACGACGGCACGGCAACCGTGGTACTCGACGACCCTGACGGTGCGGTGTTAAGCGGCCCCACGAGTATTGCCTGGGGCGGTCAGGAGATGCGCGACATCTACATCGGTTCGATCCTGGTCCCCTACGTTCGCAAGGAGAGAAGCTCGGTGCCGGGCCTGCAGATGATCCACCAGCGCTAG
- a CDS encoding serine/threonine-protein kinase, with product MRSLVGGAFGRYEIRRLLGQGGMGEVYEAYDTNKGRTVALKLLTDRYARDETYRARFLRESHAAAVLQEPHVIPIHDWGEINGVLYIDMRLVRGQTLHDMLKAGPLEPERATDIIRQIAAALDAAHAEALIHRDVKPQNIIVTPDDFAYLVDFGIAEAKGDTHLTMAGYQVGTFDYMAPERFGDEDATASVDIYSLACVLYEALTGAKPFPVHSAEQVIGAHISSPPPRPSAVNPRVPAAFDEVIARGMAKHPDDRYGSAGALGRAAKRALSADSSAAPLPDTLLAPQYISGPSSYPPFNAQYGYPAGGSTPVVGADQGRSRQLVVGVTIGIAVALVGGAGVTIGLLAHRDSNNSGPSTSSLVTYSNPVPTWYPTESSSTTPPAQLPPTGTSAPQDPAQELRQIANDDRAWVGAHLADQWVPQLSSKRPGVVDNGQVWDNAMTLQEHLQLRQRYSNVRLLWSGDWSTFSAPDFWVTVAGITFADSAGALAWCRNHGFDRDHCAAKIVSTTHPVAGSTAYN from the coding sequence GTGAGGTCACTGGTCGGCGGTGCGTTTGGGCGGTACGAGATCAGGCGACTGCTCGGCCAGGGCGGTATGGGCGAGGTTTACGAGGCATACGACACCAATAAGGGCAGAACCGTCGCGCTCAAGTTACTCACGGACCGGTACGCCCGAGACGAGACATATCGTGCGCGCTTTCTCCGCGAGTCCCACGCGGCAGCTGTTCTGCAGGAGCCACATGTCATCCCGATCCACGATTGGGGAGAGATCAACGGCGTTCTGTACATCGATATGCGGTTGGTCCGGGGACAGACGTTGCACGACATGCTGAAGGCCGGCCCCCTTGAGCCAGAGCGCGCGACCGACATCATCCGCCAGATCGCCGCGGCGTTGGACGCTGCCCACGCTGAAGCACTCATCCATCGGGACGTGAAGCCGCAGAACATCATTGTGACGCCGGATGATTTCGCGTACTTGGTCGACTTCGGTATCGCCGAAGCCAAGGGTGACACGCACCTGACGATGGCGGGCTACCAAGTCGGCACCTTCGACTACATGGCCCCGGAACGATTCGGCGACGAGGACGCGACGGCGTCGGTGGACATCTACTCGCTGGCCTGCGTCCTCTACGAGGCGCTGACCGGCGCCAAGCCGTTCCCGGTGCACAGTGCCGAGCAGGTCATCGGCGCGCACATCTCGTCGCCACCTCCACGGCCGAGTGCCGTTAATCCACGCGTTCCAGCGGCTTTTGACGAGGTCATCGCTCGCGGTATGGCGAAGCACCCTGACGACCGCTACGGCAGTGCTGGCGCGCTGGGACGTGCCGCCAAGCGGGCACTGTCTGCAGACTCGTCGGCCGCGCCGCTCCCGGACACCCTGCTTGCGCCCCAATACATCAGCGGGCCTTCAAGTTATCCGCCGTTCAATGCCCAATATGGGTACCCCGCAGGAGGGTCGACGCCGGTCGTTGGCGCCGACCAAGGACGCTCAAGGCAGTTGGTCGTGGGGGTGACTATCGGGATCGCGGTCGCGTTGGTGGGCGGTGCCGGTGTGACGATCGGTCTTCTCGCTCACCGGGACTCCAACAACTCGGGGCCCTCGACGTCATCGCTCGTCACCTACTCCAACCCCGTACCCACCTGGTACCCGACCGAGTCATCCTCAACGACACCGCCAGCCCAATTGCCGCCCACGGGTACGTCTGCCCCCCAAGATCCAGCGCAAGAGCTCCGGCAGATCGCGAACGATGACCGGGCATGGGTGGGCGCGCATCTCGCGGACCAATGGGTGCCGCAACTCAGTTCCAAGCGCCCCGGGGTCGTCGACAACGGGCAGGTGTGGGACAACGCGATGACCCTCCAAGAGCACCTTCAGTTGAGGCAGCGCTACTCGAACGTGAGGCTGCTCTGGTCGGGTGACTGGTCGACGTTTTCAGCGCCGGACTTCTGGGTCACCGTCGCCGGCATCACATTCGCCGATTCCGCGGGTGCGCTGGCGTGGTGCAGGAACCATGGATTCGATCGAGACCACTGCGCCGCGAAGATCGTCAGCACGACGCATCCTGTTGCGGGGAGTACGGCTTACAACTGA
- a CDS encoding VOC family protein: MSSHRTTFNHVGLCVSDRERSRRFYENVLGFQFWWELDPPDGPTAKLVQLPEPLGVHATYLVRDGFVLELMDYSKRQVHTGSERVMDQIGLTHISFSVSDLGGALEKVEEYGGAVVDGTVTEAMAMIRDPDGQLLELLSDGWLSALPPRP, translated from the coding sequence ATGAGTAGTCACCGGACGACCTTCAACCATGTCGGATTGTGCGTCTCCGATCGCGAGCGGTCGCGGCGGTTCTACGAAAACGTGCTCGGGTTTCAGTTCTGGTGGGAGCTCGATCCGCCCGACGGCCCCACCGCCAAGCTTGTCCAGCTTCCCGAGCCGCTCGGGGTGCATGCGACCTACTTGGTGCGCGACGGGTTTGTGCTCGAACTCATGGATTACTCGAAGCGTCAAGTTCACACGGGGTCGGAACGCGTCATGGATCAGATTGGGCTGACGCACATTTCGTTTTCGGTGTCCGATCTCGGCGGCGCGCTCGAGAAGGTTGAGGAGTACGGGGGAGCGGTGGTCGATGGGACTGTGACCGAGGCGATGGCGATGATCCGGGATCCTGATGGGCAGTTGCTGGAGTTGCTTTCCGATGGGTGGCTTTCGGCGTTACCGCCACGGCCGTAA
- a CDS encoding cytochrome P450: MATRPDVSDDAIVDFDHHSDAFNLNELAINAELRQKCPVAWNKNYGGFWFLSSYDAVSHTARDGDTFAHKYEPNAEDGVDYQGEMGVPRPEGQPALGIGEVDGPYHQALRHALAPFFSPGAVQKLKPFMEQKAHEFLDQKIEDGQMDLVLDYASPVPAILTMKLMGLPHDNWHLYANLFHSVMAVPQDSPEYLEAIAKVPKMMEEVLEYAAGRRARPEEDLTSFLIQFEFDGHRLTDEQLLNILWNLIGGGVDTTTSQTALTLQHLGTHPAIRQQLIDHPELYRTATDEFLRYFSVNQTLSRTVTHDVELNGQHLRKNDRVVISWLSANHDEKEFEKPDEIILDRTPNRHLAFGLGPHRCIGSHLARLMSETMVRAVLDRIPDYQVDIQNVHQYLGNPSMTGLGKLPVTFTPGAKRG; this comes from the coding sequence ATGGCAACTCGACCTGACGTCAGCGACGACGCCATCGTCGACTTCGACCACCACTCCGACGCGTTCAACCTCAACGAGCTGGCCATCAACGCCGAGCTGCGGCAGAAATGCCCGGTCGCCTGGAACAAGAACTACGGCGGCTTCTGGTTCCTCAGCAGCTACGACGCGGTCAGCCACACGGCCAGAGACGGCGACACCTTCGCCCACAAATACGAGCCCAACGCCGAGGACGGCGTCGACTATCAGGGCGAGATGGGCGTCCCACGCCCCGAAGGCCAGCCGGCCCTGGGCATCGGCGAAGTCGACGGCCCCTACCACCAAGCCCTACGGCACGCCCTGGCCCCGTTCTTCTCCCCCGGCGCCGTCCAGAAACTCAAGCCGTTCATGGAACAAAAAGCCCACGAGTTCCTCGACCAAAAAATCGAAGACGGACAGATGGACCTCGTCCTCGACTACGCCAGCCCGGTCCCGGCCATCCTCACCATGAAGCTGATGGGCTTGCCCCACGACAACTGGCACCTCTACGCCAACCTCTTCCACTCCGTCATGGCCGTCCCGCAGGACAGCCCGGAGTACCTGGAAGCCATCGCCAAAGTCCCGAAGATGATGGAAGAAGTCCTGGAATATGCGGCCGGCAGAAGGGCCAGACCCGAGGAAGACCTGACTAGCTTCCTCATCCAGTTCGAGTTCGACGGCCACCGCCTCACCGACGAGCAGCTGCTTAACATCCTCTGGAACCTCATCGGCGGCGGCGTCGACACCACCACCTCCCAAACCGCACTGACACTGCAACACCTGGGCACCCACCCGGCCATCAGACAGCAACTCATCGACCACCCGGAGCTCTACCGCACCGCCACCGACGAATTCCTGCGCTACTTCTCGGTGAACCAAACCCTCAGCCGCACAGTCACTCACGACGTCGAACTCAACGGCCAACACCTGAGAAAGAACGACAGAGTCGTCATCAGCTGGCTCTCCGCCAACCACGACGAAAAAGAATTCGAAAAGCCCGACGAGATCATCCTGGACCGAACACCCAACCGCCACCTCGCCTTCGGGCTCGGGCCGCACCGCTGCATCGGCTCGCACCTCGCGCGCCTGATGTCCGAAACCATGGTGAGAGCGGTCCTCGACCGCATCCCCGACTACCAGGTCGACATCCAAAACGTCCACCAATACCTGGGCAACCCGAGCATGACCGGGCTGGGCAAGCTGCCGGTCACCTTCACCCCCGGAGCAAAGCGAGGCTAG
- a CDS encoding S9 family peptidase: protein MPDSARRPANPVTQMLGPFTRTGGFYARSWGTYLDRQPDELPVARPTIALAAQAFRDEILLAGFSLLRRAPDTKTLERINSEVLAAQDFYGDKGWLDNPGGFFAPPPPLTDVTVKRVSSMGRNYERLSFDSGYEPHEGEPGRERWQSYTGNTREYALMFRHRRPRPWLVCIHGAEMGRAALDPMLFHAWHLYRDLDLNVVLPVLPLHGPRASGGPKFPSEDVLDDVHGAAQAVWDIRRLIAWIRAQQPGAAIGVNGISLGGLISSLVASLDDGLSCAILGVPAVDLVNLVGRHAGLSGHAALRHTMNSAKPLGRMISPLALTPRVPKKGRFIYAGLADRLVHPRDQVTRLWEHWGKPEIQWYPGGHTGFFRSRPVQRFIDDALVQSGLADPSRSQRKRY, encoded by the coding sequence ATGCCGGACAGCGCTCGCAGACCCGCCAACCCAGTAACGCAAATGCTGGGCCCATTCACCCGCACCGGCGGTTTCTACGCCCGCTCCTGGGGCACCTACCTGGATCGCCAGCCCGACGAGCTACCGGTGGCCCGGCCCACCATCGCGCTCGCGGCACAGGCCTTCCGCGACGAAATCCTGCTGGCCGGCTTCAGCCTGCTGCGCCGAGCCCCCGACACAAAAACCCTCGAACGCATCAACAGCGAAGTGCTTGCCGCACAGGACTTTTACGGCGACAAGGGCTGGCTCGACAATCCCGGGGGTTTCTTCGCCCCGCCCCCGCCGCTCACCGACGTCACGGTCAAGCGCGTCAGCAGCATGGGACGCAACTACGAGCGGCTGTCCTTCGACAGCGGCTACGAGCCCCACGAAGGGGAACCCGGCCGGGAGCGCTGGCAAAGCTACACCGGCAACACACGCGAGTACGCCCTGATGTTCCGGCACCGCCGGCCGCGGCCCTGGCTGGTCTGCATCCACGGCGCGGAGATGGGGCGCGCGGCGCTCGACCCGATGCTGTTTCACGCCTGGCACCTGTATCGCGATCTCGACCTCAACGTCGTGCTTCCGGTACTGCCCCTGCACGGCCCTCGAGCGAGCGGCGGACCAAAGTTCCCCAGCGAGGACGTGCTCGACGACGTCCACGGCGCCGCTCAGGCGGTCTGGGACATCCGGCGCCTCATCGCCTGGATCCGCGCGCAACAGCCCGGCGCCGCGATCGGGGTCAACGGCATCTCCCTCGGCGGCCTGATCTCGTCGCTGGTCGCCAGCCTCGACGACGGCCTCAGCTGCGCGATCCTGGGCGTGCCGGCCGTCGACCTGGTGAACCTGGTCGGCCGCCACGCCGGCCTCAGCGGCCACGCCGCCCTGCGGCACACGATGAACTCGGCCAAGCCCCTGGGCCGGATGATCTCGCCGCTCGCCCTGACCCCGCGCGTGCCGAAGAAGGGCCGCTTCATCTACGCCGGCCTCGCCGACCGGCTGGTACACCCGCGCGACCAGGTCACCCGACTCTGGGAGCACTGGGGCAAACCCGAAATCCAGTGGTACCCAGGCGGTCACACCGGATTCTTCCGCTCGCGGCCGGTGCAGCGCTTCATCGACGACGCGCTGGTGCAGTCGGGCCTGGCCGACCCGTCACGGTCACAACGCAAAAGGTACTGA
- a CDS encoding phenylacetate--CoA ligase family protein — MKLASLPVVAKRDLMAHFDDWVTDPAISLESLRRDFLADHSLVGARYLGRYHVATTSGTSGDPAILIHDDASWALFHFVGRRGELRFIARRDLLFGVLRRGVRAAALFVTDGHIGASAALESARRRSRFLAERARVFSVLRPLSELVAQINAFQPTVLEGYPSALALLASEQRAGRLTIRPLLAITSGEHLTATLRADIESTFGCPVQNRYASAEFPGLSMECTHGLFHVNSDWYVLEPVDEDYRPVPPGVVSHTVLVTNLANRVQPLIRYDLGDRVKLAATPCACGNRLPGITVEGRSGDLLSFEAPDGTAVTVLSLALGTVVEETPGVRRFQVIRTSPSAVTVRLEIWPDADPVQVWHAVDQRLDAFLATQGAAPVVVEHATELPALDPGTGKYRQVWSA; from the coding sequence GTGAAACTGGCGTCACTGCCGGTCGTGGCGAAGCGCGACCTGATGGCGCATTTCGATGACTGGGTCACCGACCCGGCCATCAGCCTTGAATCGCTGCGGCGCGACTTTCTCGCAGACCACTCGCTGGTCGGCGCCCGGTACCTGGGCCGCTATCACGTGGCGACGACATCGGGAACGAGCGGCGACCCGGCCATCCTGATCCACGATGACGCCTCGTGGGCGCTGTTTCACTTCGTCGGCCGGCGAGGAGAACTGCGATTCATCGCTCGCCGGGACCTTCTGTTCGGGGTCCTGCGGCGCGGAGTGCGCGCCGCGGCGTTGTTCGTCACCGACGGGCACATCGGCGCGTCCGCCGCGCTGGAGTCTGCCCGGCGCCGCAGCCGATTCCTGGCCGAACGCGCTCGCGTGTTCTCGGTGCTGCGGCCACTTTCGGAATTGGTCGCACAGATCAATGCTTTCCAGCCGACGGTGCTCGAGGGCTACCCGAGCGCGCTGGCACTGCTGGCGAGCGAACAACGGGCGGGCCGGCTGACGATTCGACCACTGCTGGCCATCACCTCGGGGGAGCACCTGACGGCCACGCTGCGCGCCGACATCGAGTCGACGTTCGGCTGTCCGGTCCAGAATCGCTATGCTTCAGCCGAATTTCCTGGTTTGTCAATGGAATGCACGCACGGCCTGTTCCACGTCAACAGTGATTGGTACGTCCTCGAGCCGGTCGATGAGGATTATCGTCCCGTCCCGCCGGGCGTTGTCTCCCATACCGTTCTGGTCACCAACTTGGCTAACCGGGTGCAACCGCTGATCCGCTACGACCTCGGTGACCGGGTGAAGCTGGCCGCTACGCCGTGCGCGTGCGGCAATCGGCTGCCGGGGATCACGGTGGAGGGACGCAGCGGCGACCTGCTCTCGTTCGAGGCACCAGACGGGACGGCGGTCACGGTGCTGTCACTCGCGCTCGGGACTGTCGTCGAGGAAACCCCCGGCGTGCGCCGGTTTCAGGTGATCCGCACCAGCCCGTCGGCTGTGACCGTGCGATTGGAGATATGGCCTGACGCCGACCCGGTGCAGGTCTGGCATGCCGTCGACCAGCGGCTGGACGCGTTCTTGGCGACACAGGGAGCCGCGCCGGTAGTCGTGGAACACGCGACCGAGCTGCCCGCCCTCGACCCCGGAACCGGCAAGTATCGGCAGGTGTGGTCAGCCTGA